The following are encoded in a window of Megalobrama amblycephala isolate DHTTF-2021 linkage group LG19, ASM1881202v1, whole genome shotgun sequence genomic DNA:
- the gabpb1 gene encoding GA-binding protein subunit beta-1 produces the protein MSLVDLGKKLLEAARAGQDDEVRILMANGAPFTTDWLGTSPLHLSAQFGHYSTTEVLLRAGVSRDARTKVDRTPLHMAASEGHARIVELLLKHGADVNAKDMLKMSALHWAVEHSHRDVVELLLRFGADVHAQSKFCKNALDIALDNGSHELAEILQVAMQNQINTNPESPDTLTIHTAAPQFIIGPGGVVNLAGLVSPGNGSKSADELITADTVDGAIQQVVSSGGQQVITIVTDGIQLGNLQTGTGISQPIIVTMPDGQQVLTVSDTEVAEETVISDEPSVKRQRVKEEDDDQMIETQDIQIQQTLSLDDFQEKVALLKQLEEANREAQKYRQQFLKKEQEAEAYRQKLEAITRQSAKKAA, from the exons ATGTCTCTGGTGGATTTGGGAAAGAAGCTCCTGGAAGCTGCTCGTGCCGGTCAAGATGACGAGGTCCGGATACTGATGGCGAATGGAGCTCCGTTCACCACGGActgg CTGGGCACGTCTCCGCTGCACCTGTCGGCTCAGTTCGGACATTACTCCACCACCGAGGTCCTGCTGCGCGCCGGAGTGAGCCGTGACGCCCGCACCAAAGTGGACCGGACGCCGCTGCACATGGCCGCGTCAGAGGGTCACGCGCGCATCGTGGAGCTGCTGCTGAAG CACGGCGCCGACGTGAACGCCAAGGACATGCTGAAGATGAGCGCGCTGCACTGGGCCGTGGAGCACAGCCACCGAGACGTGGTGGAGCTGCTGCTGCGCTTCGGCGCCGACGTTCACGCGCAGAGCAAATTCTGCAAAAACGCGCTGGACATCGCGCTGGACAACGGCAGCCACGAGCTGGCCGAAATCCTGCAG GTGGCGATGCAGAACCAGATCAACACAAACCCCGAGAGTCCCGACACGCTGACCATCCACACGGCCGCGCCGCAGTTCATCATCGGGCCGGGAGGAGTGGTGAACCTCGCCGGACTCGTCTCGCCGGGAAACGGCAGCAAATCCGCAG acgAGCTCATCACTGCAGACACGGTGGACGGGGCCATCCAGCAGGTTGTGAGCTCTGGAGGTCAACAGGTCATCACCATAGTAACAGACGGCATTCAGCTGGGCAACCTGCAGACGGGCACAGGCATCAGCCAGCCCATAATAGTCACCATGCCTGACGGGCAGCAGG tgctGACGGTGTCGGACACAGAGGTCGCAGAGGAAACGGTGATCAGCGACGAGCCGTCCGTCAAACGGCAGCGCGTGAAGGAAGAAGACGACGATCAGATGATAGAAACACAAGACATACAGATCCAGCAAACACTCTCGCTGGACGACTTTCAG GAGAAAGTGGCTCTTCTGAAGCAGCTGGAGGAGGCCAATCGTGAGGCGCAGAAGTACAGACAGCAGTTCCTGAAGAAGGAGCAGGAGGCCGAAGCGTACCGACAGAAGCTGGAGGCCATCACACGGCAGAGCGCCAAGAAAGCCGCGTGA
- the hdc gene encoding histidine decarboxylase: MDGMQEQEYRLRGKEMVDFIQQYLTRIRERRVVPDVQPGYMRPLLPSSAPNEPEDWSSIMRDVENIIMPGVVHWQSPHMHAYFPALTSWPSLLGDMLADAINCLGFTWASSPACTELEMCVLDWLCKALGLPDHYLHHHPQSNGGGILQSTVSECTLVALLVARKDRILQMKTEFTHADTDESVLNSRLIAYASDQAHSSVEKAGLISLVKIRFLETDEAFSLRGETLQRAIDEDRRRGFIPVMLCATLGSTGVCSFDRLDELGPVCAREGLWLHVDAAYAGSALLCPELRYFLSGIEFADSFVFNPSKWMMVHFDCTAFWVKNKMKLQQTFTVDPLYLRHDNCDATDFMHWQISLSRRFRSLKLWFVMRSFGLKNLQAHIRHSVEMAKLFESLVRNDTNFQIPAQRHLGLVVFCLRAGNGATQELLRKLTKSGHMFLIPAAIGNKLIIRFAVTSQFTSAQDIERDWSLIQQASREVLQACALSRQPSLISDPDSCEEDQEEAPLTIHSELSRMRLEPMIDGRLVRQGQRRAIRSMSCSAELPPARPERSHPLEQIPEQPAQPQPRAQKRLMKFHSVPSLSQVWAQCGMQQLYHPFKRGLVTSRASCLNCLPLAETSPLHSK, encoded by the exons ATGGACGGGATGCAGGAGCAGGAGTACAGGCTGAGAG ggaaGGAGATGGTGGATTTCATACAGCAGTATCTCACACGGATCCGTGAGCGGCGGGTTGTTCCGGACGTTCAGCCGGGTTACATGCGTCCTCTTCTGCCCAGCAGCGCCCCGAATGAGCCGGAGGACTGGAGCAGCATCATGAGGGACGTGGAGAACATCATCATGCCCGgg GTGGTGCACTGGCAGAGTCCTCACATGCACGCGTATTTCCCTGCGCTGACCTCATGGCCGTCTCTGCTGGGCGACATGCTGGCAGACGCCATTAACTGCCTTGGCTTCACCTGG GCCTCGAGTCCGGCATGTACGGAGCTGGAGATGTGTGTGTTGGACTGGTTGTGTAAAGCGCTCGGGTTGCCAGATCACTATTTACACCATCATCCACAGAGCAATGGAGGAGGAATACTGCag agtACGGTCAGTGAGTGTACGCTGGTCGCTCTGCTCGTCGCCAGGAAGGACCGAATCCTGCAGATGAAGACTGAATTCACACACGCCGACACGGACGAATCTGTGCTGAACTCCAGACTCATCGCATACGCCTCCGATCAG gctCACTCGTCAGTGGAGAAGGCCGGTCTGATCTCTCTGGTGAAGATCAGGTTTCTAGAGACGGACGAGGCGTTTTCTCTGCGTGGAGAAACTCTTCAGCGCGCGATCGACGAGGACCGGAGGAGAGGCTTCATTCCCGTGATG TTGTGTGCGACGCTCGGATCCACCGGCGTGTGTTCCTTCGACCGTCTGGATGAACTCGGGCCCGTGT GTGCGCGCGAGGGTCTCTGGCTGCACGTGGACGCGGCGTACGCTGGATCTGCTCTGCTCTGTCCTGAACTGCGCTATTTTCTCAGCGGAATCGAGTTTGCCGATTCATTCGTCTTCAACCCGTCGAAGTGGATGATGGTCCATTTTGACTGTACAGCATTTTG GGTGAAGAACAAGATGAAGCTTCAGCAGACGTTCACCGTCGACCCGCTGTACCTGAGACACGATAACTGCGACGCCACCGACTTCATG CACTGGCAGATCTCTCTGAGCCGCCGCTTCCGCTCTCTGAAGCTGTGGTTTGTGATGCGCTCCTTCGGTCTGAAGAACCTGCAGGCTCATATCCGACAC AGCGTGGAGATGGCGAAGCTGTTCGAGTCTCTGGTCAGAAACGACACAAACTTCCAGATCCCGGCGCAGCGGCACCTCGGCCTGGTCGTCTTCTGCCTACGA GCTGGAAACGGAGCGACGCAGGAGTTACTGAGGAAACTGACCAAGTCCGGCCACATGTTTCTGATTCCAGCCGCCATCGGGAACAAACTCATCATCCGCTTCGCCGTGACGTCGCAGTTCACCAGCGCGCAGGACATCGAGAGGGACTGGAGCCTCATCCAGCAGGCGTCCCGCGAGGTTCTGCAGGCCTGCGCTCTCTCCCGCCAGCCCAGCCTGATCTCTGACCCCGACAGCTGCGAGGAGGACCAGGAGGAGGCGCCGCTGACCATCCACTCGGAGCTGAGCCGGATGCGTCTGGAGCCCATGATAGACGGGCGTCTGGTGCGTCAGGGCCAGAGACGGGCCATCCGCTCCATGAGCTGCAGCGCCGAGCTGCCGCCCGCCAGACCCGAGCGCTCGCACCCGCTGGAGCAGATCCCGGAGCAGCCGGCGCAGCCGCAGCCGAGAGCGCAGAAGCGTCTGATGAAGTTCCACAGCGTGCCGAGCCTGTCGCAGGTCTGGGCTCAGTGCGGCATGCAGCAGCTCTACCACCCCTTCAAGAGAGGGCTGGTCACCAGCCGCGCCAGCTGCTTAAACTGCCTCCCGCTCGCAGAGACCAGCCCACTGCACTccaaataa
- the slc27a2a gene encoding solute carrier family 27 member 2a, with protein MFYSVLVGSVVSLLVFLYFRFPYFIQDFIYVLKLVNVGRLVRQFGRKTPCYTILERFEDSVRKHPEKRFIVFEGQSYSYRDADRVSNRVANALRERAQVRPGQIVALFHGNAPLFVWTWLALAKLGCTVALLNTNIRSRSLLHCLTCCCATVLLTDADLAAAVAEVLPSLREQDVSVFVLSDARETDGIVNLSAEVSGASEESPPLSLRRDISIKSPALYIYTSGTTGLPKAAVISHERVWMMSFMQHLTGVTSSDIIYVYLPLYHSAGFLVGLTGAIERGITVVLRRKFSASRFWDDCREHKVTVIQYIGEVMRYLCNTPQRDGERDHSVRLALGNGIRADTWEEFLRRFGNVRICEGYGATEGNIGFINYTGKIGSIGRVTAVHKMLIRYAFIKFDPETEEPVRDAAGQCVEVAPGETGLLVGKISKITPFNGYAKNPAQTEKKKLRDVFKKGDLYFNTGDLILADHDGFLYFQDRIGDTFRWKGENVATTEVSEILVMLDFIEAANVYGVRVPGHEGRVGMAALKLTDGMEFDASATYDHMKNFLPAYARPRFIRIQNQLDMTGTFKQVKGQLVQDGFDPNVIRDKLFFLDDSEQTLVPMTEEMFSSISEGRLRL; from the exons ATGTTTTATTCGGTTCTCGTCGGTTCGGTTGTTTCTTTATTAGTTTTTCTGTACTTTCGTTTCCCATATTTTATTCAGGATTTTATTTACGTACTCAAACTCGTTAACGTCGGGAGGCTGGTGAGGCAATTCGGCCGCAAAACTCCGTGTTACACGATCCTGGAGCGCTTCGAGGACTCCGTGAGGAAACACCCGGAGAAGCGCTTCATCGTGTTTGAGGGACAGAGTTATTCTTACCGGGACGCGGACAGGGTCAGTAACCGAGTGGCAAACGCGCTTCGGGAGCGCGCACAGGTGCGTCCAGGTCAGATCGTCGCGCTCTTTCACGGGAACGCGCCCCTGTTCGTGTGGACGTGGCTCGCGCTCGCCAAACTGGGCTGCACGGTCGCGCTCCTGAACACGAACATCAGGAGCAGATCTCTGCTGCACTGCCTGACCTGCTGCTGCGCCACGGTCCTCCTCACTGATGCCG ATTTGGCGGCGGCGGTTGCTGAAGTTCTGCCGTCTCTCCGTGAGCAGGACGTGTCTGTGTTCGTGCTGTCAGACGCCCGTGAGACGGACGGCATCGTGAATCTGTCTGCAGAAGTGAGCGGCGCGTCTGAAGAGTCTCCGCCCCTCAGTCTGAGACGTGACATCAGCATCAAGAGCCCCGCCCTCTACATCTACACCTCCGGCACCACAG GTCTTCCTAAAGCTGCGGTGATCAGCCACGAGAGAGTATGGATGATGTCGTTTATGCAGCACCTGACCGGCGTGACCTCCAGCGACATCATCTACGTCTACCTGCCTCTGTACCACAGCGCCGGCTTCCTCGTCGGCCTCACAGGAGCCATAGAGCGCG GGATCACGGTGGTGCTGAGGAGGAAGTTTTCAGCTTCCCGGTTTTGGGATGACTGTCGGGAACACAAGGTGACGGTCATCCAGTACATCGGAGAGGTCATGCGGTACCTGTGCAACACACCCCAG AGGGACGGCGAGCGCGATCACAGCGTGCGTCTGGCGCTGGGGAACGGGATCAGAGCCGACACCTGGGAGGAATTCCTGCGGCGCTTCGGAAACGTGCGCATCTGCGAGGGCTACGGAGCGACTGAGGGAAACATCGGATTCATCAATTATACTGGGAAAATCGGTTCCATCGGGAGAGTGACTGCGGTCCACAAG atGCTCATTCGTTATGCCTTCATTAAGTTTGATCCGGAGACGGAGGAGCCGGTGCGGGACGCTGCCGGACAATGTGTCGAAGTTGCTCCAG GTGAAACTGGGCTGCTGGTGGGAAAGATCAGTAAAATCACTCCGTTTAATGGCTATGCTAAAAACCCTGCGCAAACAGAGAAGAAGAAGCTGAGGGACGTCTTTAAGAAGGGAGATCTGTACTTCAACACTGGAGATCTCATCCTCGCCGACCACGACGGCTTCTTGTACTTCCAGGATCGGATTGGAGACACGTTCCG GTGGAAAGGAGAAAATGTGGCAACGACTGAGGTGTCTGAAATTCTGGTCATGCTGGATTTCATTGAAGCCGCAAACGTCTACGGTGTTAGAGTTCCAG GTCACGAGGGGCGTGTTGGAATGGCGGCTCTCAAGCTCACAGACGGGATGGAGTTTGATGCTTCTGCCACATACGACCACATGAAGAACTTCCTGCCGGCGTACGCCAGACCGCGCTTCATCAGAATACAG AACCAGCTGGACATGACAGGAACCTTCAaacaggtcaaaggtcagcTGGTGCAGGACGGATTCGACCCAAACGTCATCCGTGATAAGCTCTTCTTCCTGGACGACTCCGAGCAAACGCTCGTGCCCATGACGGAGGAGATGTTCAGCTCCATCAGTGAAGGACGCTTGAGACTGTGA